In Ruminococcaceae bacterium R-25, one genomic interval encodes:
- a CDS encoding cytidylate kinase-like protein, giving the protein MKRFVVTFARGFGSGGKEIASTLAHDLGIHCYENRILTLASQLSGLDEKLFNEVNEKVRSNGGFTSFMKGLPRSRNYIAKNEKFVSDDKLFEYQCEIINNLADQESCVIVGKCADYVLRSRENVVSIYIEAPRAFCRQRVIEHMGVTPEVADATITQTDKYRADYYAYYTHGNYWTNPVNYDMTLNSEKVGIKDCVKIIEQFLILKGYITEDEIGQKTKNEKK; this is encoded by the coding sequence ATGAAAAGATTTGTTGTTACATTTGCAAGAGGATTCGGTTCAGGCGGTAAGGAGATCGCTTCGACACTGGCACACGATCTTGGCATTCATTGCTACGAAAACCGTATCCTTACACTCGCAAGCCAATTAAGCGGACTCGATGAGAAACTCTTCAATGAGGTAAATGAAAAGGTCAGATCAAACGGCGGTTTCACGAGCTTTATGAAGGGACTTCCGAGATCCAGAAACTACATCGCGAAGAACGAGAAATTCGTATCCGATGACAAGCTCTTCGAATACCAATGCGAGATCATAAATAATCTTGCAGATCAGGAATCATGCGTAATCGTCGGTAAGTGTGCAGATTACGTGCTAAGAAGCAGAGAAAACGTGGTGAGTATCTACATCGAAGCGCCCCGGGCATTTTGCAGACAGAGGGTAATCGAGCACATGGGTGTTACGCCGGAAGTGGCGGATGCGACCATTACACAAACAGATAAGTACAGAGCTGATTACTACGCTTATTACACACACGGCAATTACTGGACCAACCCCGTCAACTACGACATGACGTTAAACAGCGAAAAGGTCGGTATCAAGGATTGCGTAAAGATCATCGAACAGTTCCTGATCCTTAAAGGATACATAACTGAAGATGAGATCGGTCAAAAGACCAAAAACGAAAAGAAATAA
- a CDS encoding amino acid ABC transporter ATP-binding protein (PAAT family), whose amino-acid sequence MGATVISIKDLSKSFGKHEVLRKIDMEVKEGEIICIVGSSGSGKSTLLRCINKLEKQTSGNIFFRGKEVRDVQREVNEYRAKVGMVFQSFNLFNNMTVLQNCMLCTRKVLHLSKEEAFDRAITHLKEVGMAPFINAKPDQLSGGQKQRVAIARSLCMNPEVLLFDEPTSALDPEMVGEVLNVMKELATTGLTMIIVTHEMAFARDVSTRTIFMDRGYVAEDAPPSELFSNPKNPRTREFLSRYLAG is encoded by the coding sequence ATGGGTGCTACAGTTATCAGCATTAAAGATCTCAGTAAGTCTTTCGGCAAACATGAAGTTTTAAGAAAGATCGATATGGAAGTCAAAGAAGGCGAGATCATCTGCATAGTAGGATCATCCGGTTCGGGCAAATCAACACTTTTAAGATGCATCAACAAGCTCGAAAAACAGACTTCCGGCAACATCTTTTTCCGCGGCAAGGAAGTAAGAGATGTGCAGCGTGAAGTAAATGAATACCGGGCTAAGGTCGGCATGGTTTTTCAGTCGTTCAACCTCTTCAATAACATGACTGTTCTTCAAAACTGCATGCTCTGCACAAGAAAGGTTTTGCATCTTTCAAAGGAAGAGGCTTTCGACAGAGCAATAACACATCTTAAAGAAGTCGGAATGGCTCCCTTCATCAACGCAAAACCGGACCAGCTGTCAGGCGGACAGAAACAGAGAGTCGCCATCGCAAGATCGCTCTGCATGAATCCTGAAGTCCTTCTTTTCGATGAACCGACGTCGGCATTGGATCCTGAGATGGTAGGCGAAGTATTAAATGTTATGAAAGAGCTTGCAACTACTGGCCTTACGATGATCATCGTCACTCACGAGATGGCATTTGCAAGAGATGTATCGACCAGAACGATCTTCATGGACAGAGGCTATGTTGCAGAGGATGCGCCTCCTTCGGAGCTTTTCAGCAATCCGAAGAACCCGCGTACTAGAGAATTCTTAAGCAGATACCTGGCGGGATAA
- a CDS encoding putative lysine transport system permease protein, translated as MGLLNYDLTNPQTSIEWMIYLTGKYLKMFLDGTWLTLYIAVLGTIFGFILGYIVGIVQDMKTGLGDNPVKKTLVRILKVIAAAYVEVFRDTPMIVQAMIIYYGIRQLGVNMAPVFAGILVTLLNTGAYMAETVRGGIGSIDLGQREGAWAMGMSPMKTMIYIVLPQAFKNIIPEMANTFLTNLKMTSVLNVIAVQELFMAAKTVGGNYYKYFESYLVIAVIYFVLCFVFNKIFNFMEKKLKGKKDYALAVEYMDNQ; from the coding sequence ATGGGACTTTTAAATTATGACTTAACTAATCCTCAGACATCCATTGAGTGGATGATCTACTTAACAGGTAAATACTTAAAGATGTTCCTGGATGGAACATGGCTGACACTTTATATCGCGGTATTAGGTACAATCTTCGGTTTCATTCTCGGATATATCGTAGGTATCGTTCAGGACATGAAGACCGGACTTGGTGATAACCCGGTAAAGAAAACTCTTGTAAGGATCTTAAAAGTGATCGCAGCGGCTTATGTGGAAGTCTTCCGTGATACTCCTATGATCGTTCAGGCCATGATCATCTACTACGGCATCAGACAGCTGGGCGTAAATATGGCTCCTGTATTTGCAGGAATTCTCGTAACTCTTCTTAATACAGGTGCATATATGGCAGAGACAGTAAGAGGCGGTATCGGATCGATCGATCTCGGACAGAGAGAAGGTGCATGGGCAATGGGTATGTCACCCATGAAGACCATGATCTACATCGTTCTTCCGCAGGCATTCAAGAACATTATTCCTGAGATGGCAAATACATTCCTTACCAATCTCAAGATGACATCTGTCCTCAACGTAATTGCGGTTCAGGAATTGTTCATGGCGGCAAAGACCGTAGGCGGCAACTACTACAAATATTTCGAGAGTTACCTTGTCATTGCAGTCATATATTTCGTTCTGTGCTTCGTATTCAATAAGATCTTCAATTTCATGGAGAAGAAGCTCAAAGGCAAGAAGGATTACGCACTGGCTGTCGAGTATATGGACAATCAGTAA
- a CDS encoding putative lysine transport system substrate-binding protein, producing MKKNKFGKSVLTTAIVSSMGLFALAGCSTGAAATTAGETGGSASGKEVLRVGMECAYAPFNWTQDEETTPDGSKAVKIYDSTFYAYGYDVAVSQMIADQLGMELEIHKVEWSSIGISLDAGDYDCIIAGMGRTKEREMSYSFTTPYYYRDNCIVVKADGAYKDVTGLSQLAGTGCKVTTQLGTGWIPLLDQIDGAVTGSNYETTSECFMAVSNGVADICIVDLPTAQSALLTNKDLKIITFDENDSFSGDEEMVNVCIATRKSDTALRDKIQGAMDALGWSDKAKMDDLMAKVIGQQPAASSAPVEAELMIDIAIFGKEDYFIA from the coding sequence ATGAAAAAGAACAAATTCGGAAAGAGCGTTTTGACAACGGCAATCGTATCATCCATGGGATTGTTTGCTTTGGCAGGATGCAGCACGGGAGCTGCAGCAACAACAGCAGGCGAGACCGGTGGATCCGCATCAGGCAAGGAGGTCTTAAGAGTTGGAATGGAGTGTGCATATGCTCCTTTCAACTGGACGCAGGATGAGGAGACCACTCCTGACGGCAGCAAGGCTGTTAAGATCTATGATTCAACGTTTTATGCATATGGATATGACGTAGCGGTATCACAGATGATCGCAGACCAGCTCGGTATGGAGCTTGAGATACACAAAGTAGAATGGTCTTCGATCGGTATCTCACTTGACGCAGGCGATTACGATTGCATCATTGCAGGTATGGGCCGTACAAAAGAAAGAGAGATGTCCTACTCATTCACAACACCTTACTACTACAGAGATAACTGCATCGTAGTTAAGGCAGACGGAGCATATAAAGACGTCACAGGTCTCTCACAGCTTGCCGGTACAGGTTGTAAAGTAACAACACAGCTCGGAACAGGCTGGATCCCGCTTCTTGACCAGATCGACGGTGCTGTAACAGGTTCCAATTACGAGACAACCTCAGAGTGCTTCATGGCAGTTTCAAACGGTGTTGCAGATATCTGTATCGTAGATCTTCCTACAGCTCAGTCAGCACTTCTTACTAATAAGGATCTTAAGATAATTACATTTGATGAGAATGACAGTTTCTCAGGTGATGAAGAGATGGTAAATGTCTGCATCGCAACAAGAAAGAGCGATACGGCATTGAGAGATAAGATCCAGGGTGCAATGGATGCATTGGGCTGGAGCGACAAGGCTAAGATGGATGATCTTATGGCAAAGGTGATCGGTCAGCAGCCGGCAGCGAGCAGTGCTCCTGTTGAAGCAGAATTGATGATCGACATTGCCATTTTCGGCAAAGAAGATTATTTCATCGCGTAA
- a CDS encoding PucR-like helix-turn-helix protein: MVTCMDVNNLKLDGMELVAGESGLKRMVSWTYLVQTKPYDEHMNRGNFALIVVDYIRFDFKEVRKAMDELNELGISGLAVSVVDDKEPIPKSIIKRANELCLPLFNVRWKGASFVDISQSIGNLILETNIMNKRTGDYLYNLLFGYNINDRYVQKISGQFGFDFNKPYRVGIIAVDRTYGINLEQDEHLYEYYANCLNSEVIKMEGRPMFMKFLNKFVLLFEAKENKEIEHEIERMLRKLDDKPEFKGIISSTCILGTPYTDPSKFGQSYQEAKSLIPKKDYLPNPRKKKVLSASAMGIYKYMFRGNDQREILAYCNNKLNKLEEYDHANGTFLQETLLAYYMNGFNSAKTAEALFIHRNSLINRLKKIEELLEIEISDYVEYLDLLNCILVKRLMFL, translated from the coding sequence ATGGTTACATGCATGGACGTTAATAATCTGAAGCTGGACGGGATGGAACTCGTTGCAGGTGAGAGCGGACTGAAACGAATGGTTTCATGGACGTATCTTGTTCAGACCAAACCATATGATGAACACATGAACAGAGGTAATTTTGCCCTGATAGTCGTCGACTATATCCGCTTTGATTTCAAAGAGGTCAGAAAGGCGATGGATGAACTGAATGAGCTTGGTATCTCTGGACTTGCAGTATCGGTTGTTGACGACAAGGAACCCATCCCGAAATCGATAATAAAAAGAGCAAATGAATTGTGTCTTCCGCTTTTCAATGTCAGATGGAAAGGCGCATCTTTTGTCGATATTTCGCAGAGTATCGGAAACCTTATTCTTGAGACTAATATCATGAACAAACGCACCGGCGATTATCTTTATAATCTCCTGTTCGGATACAACATTAACGACAGATATGTTCAGAAGATCTCAGGTCAGTTCGGATTTGATTTCAACAAGCCGTACAGAGTAGGCATCATTGCCGTGGACAGAACTTACGGCATCAATCTTGAACAGGATGAACATCTTTATGAGTACTATGCGAACTGTCTTAATTCCGAAGTCATTAAGATGGAAGGCCGTCCGATGTTCATGAAGTTTCTCAATAAATTCGTTCTTCTTTTCGAAGCAAAAGAGAATAAAGAGATAGAACATGAGATCGAGAGAATGCTCAGAAAACTTGATGACAAACCCGAGTTCAAAGGTATTATCAGCAGCACATGCATACTCGGTACTCCTTACACAGACCCCAGTAAATTCGGTCAGAGTTATCAGGAAGCGAAAAGTCTTATCCCCAAAAAAGATTATCTTCCGAATCCCAGGAAAAAGAAGGTCTTAAGTGCGAGTGCAATGGGAATTTACAAGTATATGTTCCGAGGTAACGACCAGAGGGAGATACTTGCGTACTGCAATAACAAGTTAAATAAACTCGAAGAATATGATCATGCGAATGGTACTTTTCTGCAGGAAACTCTGCTTGCATATTACATGAACGGCTTTAACAGTGCGAAGACAGCTGAGGCACTTTTCATACACAGAAATTCTCTTATCAACCGTTTGAAAAAGATCGAAGAACTCTTGGAAATCGAGATCTCAGACTACGTTGAATACCTTGATTTATTGAACTGTATACTCGTGAAAAGACTGATGTTTTTGTGA
- a CDS encoding acetyltransferase (GNAT) family protein, producing the protein MNMECIWTNGNDEVFQRFYLKTEEYYSEIVGGKKNRTGFIPYNLSESISDVLLAYADGKAVGCAGLKRYSDQDVEIKRVWVDPEWRGKHIATGLMDLIEDKARQMGYKRAILQTRPIMPDAVCLYESRGYVLIDNYPPYDNLEGAICMALCL; encoded by the coding sequence ATGAATATGGAATGCATTTGGACAAACGGAAATGATGAGGTGTTCCAGAGGTTTTACCTCAAGACCGAAGAATACTACAGCGAGATAGTGGGCGGTAAAAAGAACAGAACAGGTTTTATCCCATACAATCTGTCTGAGAGTATTTCTGATGTGCTATTAGCTTATGCTGATGGTAAAGCTGTAGGCTGTGCAGGCCTTAAAAGATATTCTGATCAGGATGTCGAGATCAAACGTGTATGGGTAGATCCTGAGTGGAGAGGAAAGCACATTGCCACCGGCTTGATGGACCTTATTGAAGATAAGGCAAGGCAGATGGGATATAAAAGAGCGATCCTTCAAACGAGACCTATCATGCCTGATGCGGTCTGCTTATATGAAAGCAGAGGATATGTACTGATTGATAATTATCCTCCATACGATAATTTAGAAGGTGCCATTTGCATGGCACTGTGCTTATAG
- a CDS encoding pyruvate phosphate dikinase-like enzyme — MAAFDRVRSGIPEMDTAIDNIRLGDNVVWRVSDLDQFKLFMRPYVEQAIKDQRKIIYFRFASHEPLIEDCPEVKTVVIPLSHRFETFTVDIHYVIEQEGFDAFYVFDCLSELQAAWATDLMMGNFFKVTCPFLFVLDTVAFFPIIRGKHSVDAINKILNTTQLFFDVYSDSKNIYVRPEKVWNRNSDTMFLPHTYEPETGKFQPILDGVKSSRFYQTLGQAQRSSEDQYQDSWDRFFNRTRILHESQADIAEECSRMCNIMMTRDEKMREMVKKNFTPEDYFAIRDHMIGTGMIGGKACGMLLARAIIRNNEPDIAEYLEPHDSFYVGSDLYYTYIVDNDLWALRIKQRTEEGYFTLAEDFAKKLMEGRFSDAMREQFLRIIEYYGQDPYIIRSSSILEDGFGNAFAGKYESVFCANRGSLEERLEEFENAIKTVYASSMSLSALDYRKRRGLDKRDEQMALLIQRVSGSYYGSYYMPCAAGVGYSYSPYRIMKDSDPALGMLRLVMGLGTSAVDRTEGSYPRIVNLDMPEKSSYSSSADKHKFSQGKAEVINMTTHQLEKLSYDMLEPVIPKYLENILLEHDYDAESRLREMGRPRQIKFISCKGLVANKKLMDQMKRMLHCIQEEYDYPVDTEFTINISDNGDYSIDLLQCRPLQVQKTSGGTVIPEGICEDSILLENKSSSMGLSKASELDIIVYVDPVNYYNMPYRDKHAVARLIGKINWHYRELNKHMMLIVPGRVGTTSPELGVPTSFADISAFEIICETEETQAGYNPELSYGSHIFQDLVEAEILYTAVFNNAKTIRFHPDKLQNCPDVISDFEGAEDLSDIVHVYDVSGINCKVYNDIANEHLVITC; from the coding sequence ATGGCAGCGTTTGACAGAGTCAGAAGCGGCATCCCTGAAATGGATACCGCAATCGATAATATAAGACTTGGCGACAATGTCGTCTGGCGTGTCTCTGATCTGGATCAGTTCAAACTGTTCATGAGACCATATGTTGAACAAGCCATAAAAGATCAGCGCAAGATCATATATTTCAGGTTTGCGAGCCATGAGCCGCTGATAGAAGACTGTCCTGAAGTAAAGACGGTAGTCATTCCGCTGTCTCACAGGTTTGAGACTTTTACGGTTGATATCCATTATGTTATCGAACAGGAAGGCTTTGATGCATTCTATGTTTTCGATTGCCTTTCAGAGCTTCAAGCGGCATGGGCGACAGATCTCATGATGGGTAATTTCTTTAAAGTAACCTGTCCGTTTTTGTTTGTTCTTGATACGGTTGCGTTTTTCCCTATTATCAGGGGAAAACATTCGGTTGATGCGATCAATAAGATCCTAAATACAACACAGCTCTTCTTTGATGTTTATTCTGACAGCAAAAACATTTACGTCCGTCCTGAAAAAGTGTGGAACAGAAATTCCGATACTATGTTTCTTCCTCACACGTATGAGCCTGAGACGGGCAAGTTTCAACCGATATTAGACGGTGTTAAATCCAGCAGATTCTATCAGACATTAGGTCAGGCCCAACGATCTTCGGAAGATCAATATCAGGATTCATGGGACAGGTTTTTCAACCGCACAAGGATCCTTCATGAAAGTCAGGCGGATATTGCGGAAGAGTGCAGCAGAATGTGCAATATCATGATGACCAGAGATGAAAAGATGCGTGAGATGGTGAAAAAGAATTTCACGCCTGAAGATTATTTTGCAATCAGAGATCACATGATAGGCACAGGGATGATCGGCGGCAAGGCATGCGGTATGCTGCTTGCAAGGGCGATAATCAGGAACAACGAGCCTGACATCGCAGAATACTTAGAACCGCATGATTCTTTCTATGTAGGATCGGATCTTTACTACACTTATATCGTCGATAATGATCTGTGGGCTCTTCGGATAAAACAGCGTACTGAAGAAGGATATTTTACGCTTGCTGAAGATTTTGCCAAAAAGCTCATGGAAGGCAGATTCTCCGATGCGATGCGTGAGCAGTTTCTGCGGATCATTGAATACTATGGACAGGACCCTTATATCATCAGGTCGAGCAGTATCCTGGAGGACGGTTTCGGGAATGCTTTTGCCGGTAAATATGAATCGGTTTTCTGTGCAAACAGAGGTTCACTTGAAGAGCGCCTGGAAGAGTTTGAGAATGCGATAAAGACTGTATATGCAAGTTCAATGAGTCTTTCTGCTTTGGATTACAGAAAGAGAAGGGGCCTCGATAAAAGAGATGAGCAGATGGCGCTTCTCATACAACGAGTTTCAGGTTCTTATTATGGCAGCTATTATATGCCTTGCGCAGCAGGCGTCGGATACTCTTATAGTCCTTATAGGATCATGAAGGATTCTGATCCCGCATTGGGAATGTTAAGACTAGTAATGGGTCTTGGCACTTCAGCCGTTGACAGGACGGAAGGGTCATATCCGAGAATAGTAAATCTTGATATGCCGGAGAAGTCCTCTTATTCGTCGTCTGCTGATAAGCACAAGTTCTCTCAGGGTAAAGCTGAAGTTATCAATATGACGACACATCAGCTCGAGAAACTGTCATACGATATGCTTGAGCCGGTTATCCCGAAGTATCTCGAAAATATATTGCTTGAGCACGATTACGATGCCGAATCCAGACTTCGTGAGATGGGCAGGCCGAGACAGATCAAGTTCATCTCATGCAAAGGGCTTGTTGCCAATAAAAAACTCATGGATCAAATGAAGAGGATGCTTCATTGTATCCAGGAAGAATATGACTATCCTGTTGACACGGAGTTCACGATCAATATCTCTGATAATGGTGATTACTCCATCGATCTTCTTCAATGCAGACCTCTTCAGGTGCAGAAAACATCAGGCGGAACGGTCATACCGGAAGGTATCTGCGAAGATAGTATCCTGCTTGAGAATAAGAGCTCTTCTATGGGTCTTTCAAAGGCATCTGAACTGGACATAATCGTCTATGTTGATCCCGTGAATTACTACAATATGCCGTATAGGGACAAGCATGCCGTTGCAAGGCTTATAGGTAAGATCAACTGGCATTATAGAGAGTTAAATAAGCACATGATGCTTATCGTTCCGGGCCGGGTCGGAACAACATCTCCCGAACTCGGAGTCCCCACTTCTTTTGCTGATATAAGCGCTTTTGAGATCATTTGTGAGACCGAAGAGACCCAGGCCGGTTATAATCCCGAACTGTCTTACGGCAGTCACATTTTCCAGGACCTTGTCGAGGCTGAGATCCTTTATACTGCAGTGTTTAATAATGCGAAAACAATTCGCTTTCATCCTGATAAACTTCAAAACTGTCCGGATGTTATAAGTGATTTTGAAGGTGCGGAAGATCTATCTGATATAGTCCATGTTTACGATGTGTCGGGAATAAACTGCAAGGTCTATAACGACATTGCAAATGAGCATCTGGTGATTACGTGCTGA
- a CDS encoding SMI1/KNR4 family protein SUKH-1: MIEKFIAFLKDNNWKIEENDTKSDVYSNSVLSGYENLPTVFLEFLQKYKSVTSEDETCFFLCVDDYSGESDLAFKWNEFELMSLEAAEGDKDWTNDIKSWWKPKLPFFMSVGGEYLYYAIDTEDGGTILSGYEPEFEEADKVADSFEDFMCKVINGDIVL, translated from the coding sequence ATGATTGAAAAGTTTATAGCCTTTTTGAAAGATAACAATTGGAAGATTGAAGAAAACGACACAAAGAGTGATGTTTATTCCAATTCAGTATTAAGTGGTTACGAAAATCTCCCGACTGTTTTTCTTGAATTTTTGCAGAAGTATAAAAGCGTTACTTCAGAGGATGAAACCTGCTTTTTCCTTTGTGTTGATGATTACAGTGGTGAAAGCGACTTGGCTTTCAAATGGAATGAGTTTGAGCTGATGAGTCTGGAAGCTGCCGAAGGTGACAAAGACTGGACGAATGATATTAAATCATGGTGGAAACCTAAGCTTCCTTTCTTTATGTCAGTCGGCGGTGAATATTTATATTATGCGATAGATACAGAAGACGGAGGGACCATATTGAGCGGTTATGAACCCGAGTTTGAGGAAGCAGACAAAGTTGCAGACAGTTTTGAAGATTTCATGTGCAAAGTAATTAATGGTGACATAGTTTTATAA
- a CDS encoding beta-glucosidase, with the protein MKRALSMVLVFAMIIPMAACRPSENVMFNETTATQYEYKYQRYATMSPEEITAELTLEQKAAQMVQPLLKDLKIQGMQDHCYGSIYGDEGKYTAEEWSKIVDDYQKAAIESEAGIPMLLAQDDVHGVGYCRDAVYFPHNIGIGAANDEKLAYQMGLITANEAKQCHLMWNLYPCVAQSKDPRWGRTYECYSSDIETIKRLSSAYTRGLVDGGVIACAKHFFGDGNVVFGSGDHEEYSNLSLIDRGNATLTEEQINQLLSVYQAQIDAGVQTIMVSYSSVNGTKMHENGEYIWKLKNEMGFKGFVVSDSMAIQYTSPSTYEGQVITAVNSGIDMLMEGEKYEQARKIIIASVENGKITQERVDDAVTRIIKVKKDAGLFDDPYCKKIKVSSEVGSADSRAVAEQLVEKSLVLIKNENNTLPIKEGSKVLIIGPAADNCAAQCGGWTMGWNGSPSTGIGGVTTIYRAFLENADAYGIEVITDPERFKEADVVILCVGEDAYAEWFGDSMELTLIGNNGLKNNMSAVKQAKSLGKPVVACIIAGRHLFLGKSYYDTWDSVVMCYLPGSEGKGISDVLCGCADFTGRLPSPWYNSPKQILGLEEPLFERGYGLSYGEGFVQRMV; encoded by the coding sequence ATGAAGAGAGCACTTTCTATGGTGTTGGTTTTCGCGATGATCATACCTATGGCCGCATGCAGGCCGAGCGAAAACGTGATGTTCAATGAAACTACGGCAACCCAATATGAATATAAGTACCAGCGGTATGCAACAATGTCTCCTGAAGAGATTACCGCGGAACTGACGCTTGAACAAAAGGCTGCGCAGATGGTGCAGCCGCTACTCAAGGATCTTAAGATTCAGGGCATGCAGGACCATTGCTACGGAAGCATCTATGGCGATGAAGGAAAATATACTGCTGAAGAGTGGAGCAAGATCGTTGATGACTATCAGAAAGCCGCGATAGAGTCTGAAGCTGGAATACCGATGCTGCTGGCCCAGGATGATGTTCATGGTGTCGGATATTGCAGAGATGCGGTCTACTTTCCTCATAATATCGGCATAGGCGCTGCAAATGACGAGAAGCTCGCTTATCAGATGGGACTCATCACGGCTAATGAAGCCAAGCAGTGCCACCTGATGTGGAACCTTTACCCGTGCGTGGCGCAGTCAAAAGATCCCAGATGGGGCAGAACTTATGAATGTTACAGTTCGGATATCGAGACTATAAAAAGGCTTTCTTCCGCTTACACTAGAGGTCTTGTCGACGGCGGAGTAATAGCGTGCGCGAAACATTTCTTTGGTGACGGCAACGTGGTGTTCGGTTCGGGCGATCATGAAGAATACAGTAACTTAAGCCTGATCGACAGAGGTAATGCCACGCTTACTGAAGAACAGATCAATCAGCTCCTCTCGGTCTATCAGGCACAGATCGATGCAGGCGTCCAAACCATAATGGTCAGCTATTCTTCAGTCAACGGCACTAAGATGCATGAGAACGGCGAATACATCTGGAAGCTGAAGAACGAGATGGGCTTTAAGGGCTTCGTCGTAAGCGACAGCATGGCCATTCAGTACACGTCACCGTCTACTTACGAAGGTCAGGTCATCACGGCGGTCAACAGCGGCATCGACATGCTCATGGAAGGCGAAAAATATGAGCAGGCGAGGAAAATCATTATTGCAAGTGTCGAGAACGGCAAGATTACACAAGAGCGCGTGGACGATGCGGTCACAAGGATAATCAAGGTAAAGAAAGACGCAGGTCTTTTCGACGATCCGTATTGCAAGAAAATAAAGGTCAGCAGTGAAGTTGGTTCAGCTGATTCCAGGGCAGTCGCTGAGCAGCTCGTCGAGAAGAGCCTTGTCCTTATCAAGAATGAAAACAATACCCTGCCGATCAAGGAAGGAAGCAAAGTATTGATCATTGGACCCGCAGCCGATAATTGTGCGGCTCAGTGCGGCGGCTGGACCATGGGCTGGAACGGAAGTCCTTCGACCGGTATCGGAGGCGTTACCACTATTTACAGAGCCTTTCTGGAGAATGCTGATGCATACGGTATCGAAGTCATAACGGATCCGGAGCGCTTCAAAGAAGCCGATGTGGTCATTCTCTGTGTCGGCGAGGATGCTTACGCCGAGTGGTTCGGCGATTCCATGGAGCTTACCCTGATTGGTAATAACGGCCTGAAGAACAATATGAGTGCGGTCAAACAAGCCAAGTCCCTCGGCAAACCTGTTGTTGCCTGCATCATTGCCGGAAGACATCTCTTCCTCGGCAAGTCTTATTATGACACATGGGACAGTGTGGTCATGTGTTATCTGCCCGGCTCTGAAGGCAAGGGCATCTCAGACGTCCTCTGCGGATGTGCTGATTTTACAGGCAGGCTTCCGTCTCCGTGGTATAACTCTCCCAAGCAGATCCTAGGCCTGGAGGAACCTTTATTCGAGAGAGGGTACGGGCTGTCGTATGGGGAAGGGTTCGTGCAGAGGATGGTATAA